The genomic DNA GGAGTTGGTGCTCACGGACGTGATGATGCCGGAGCTCGACGGTTTCGAACTCCTCCGGGAGCTGCGCGCCAACGAACGCACCCGCACCCTGCCCGTCATCATGCTCTCGGCTCGCGCCGGAGAGGAGTCGCGCATGGAAGGGTTGGATCAGGGGGCGGACGACTATCTGGTCAAGCCCTTCGGCGCGCGCGAACTGCTCACCCGCGTGCGCACCCATCTGGAGCTGTCGCGGCTGCGCGCCGAAGCGGAGGGCGAGCGCTTCCGCTCATTCGTACGCAACGTCCCCGGGGCCGTCTTCGCGAGCGAGCCGGAGGCCCCCTGGCGCTTCAGCTTCATGAGCGACCCCATCCTCGCCCTCACCGGCTACCCCGCCTCCGAGTTCCTCGAGGGCCGGTGCTGGGCCCCGCTCATCCACCCCGAGGACCTGGCGAACGTGGAGGCGCGGATCGCCCGGGCGGTGGACCGCCACACGCCCTATGAACTCGAGTACCGCATCATGCACGCGGACGGCCTGCCACGCTGGGTCTCCGAGATCGGGCGCGCCCTCTACGACGAGCACGGCACGCCGTGGTCCCTCGAGGGCATCTTCTTCGACATCACCTCGCGCAAGGCGACCGAGGAGGCGCTGCAACAGTACGAGCGCCAGGTGAGCCGCACCATCGCCGAGAACGCGACATCCGCCCTGTACATGACGGACAGCGAGGGCCGCTGCACCTTCATGAACCCCGCGGCCGAGCGGATGACGGGCCATACCTTCGTGGACATCCGGGGCCAGCGGCTCCATGAGTTGCTCCACCCCAAGCACGCGGACGCTCCCCCCTGTTCCCTCGAGGCGCTGCTCACCGGACACGCGACGCTCGCGAATGGTCACGAGGACGTCTTCGTGCGCGTGACCGGGAGCACCCTGCCCGTGGCCGTCTCCGCGAGCCCCCTGCTGCGCGCGGGCCAGCGCGTGGCCACCGTGCTCGAGGCGAGGGATCTCACCGAGCAGAAACGGGCCGAGGCCTCGCTCCAGGAAGCCAGCCGCCGCAAGGACGAGTTCCTGGCGATGCTCGCCCACGAGCTGCGCAACCCCCTGGCCCCCGTGCGCTCGGCGCTCAAGCTGCTCACCTCCCACATCACCCTGGACGAGAAGGGCCAGCACGCCCTGGAGGTCATCGAGCGCCAGACGACGAACCTCGCGCGGCTGGTGGATGATCTGCTCGACGTGTCGCGCATCACCCGGGGGCGCATCGAGCTGCGCAAGACGATCGTGGCGCTGCCCGCCTTGGTGGACAGCGCCCTGCAATCCGTCCAGTCCCTGCTCGATGAGCGGCGCCACGAGGTGAGCGTGACCCTGCCGCGCAAGCCCCTGTACACCTTCGGCGACGCCGTGCGCCTCGAGCAGATCATCGTCAACCTCATCACCAACGCGGCCAAGTACACGGACCCCGAGGGCCTGCTCCGGGTGAGCCTCGAGCGCTCCGGCACGGAGGCGGAGATCCGGGTGAAGGACTCGGGCATCGGCATCTCCCCGGAGATGCTCCGCCGCGTGTTCAACCTCTTCGAGCAGGCCGAGCGCGGCCTCGATCGTTCCCAGGGAGGACTGGGCATCGGCCTGACGGTGGTGAAGAACCTCGTGGAGCTGCACGGCGGCACCATCGAGGCCCGGAGCGAGGGAACGGGCCGGGGCAGCGAGTTCATCGTCCGGCTCCCGCTCGCCGAGGCACCCGCCACCACGTCCATCCCGGCCCCCGCGCACGTCCCGGCTCCCGCCGCGGCGGAACCCCGCGAGAGCCCGCCCCCCGCCGCGTCCCGGCGGATCCTCGTGGTGGACGACAACGTCGACGCCGCCGACACCCTCGCGGAGCTGCTCCAGACGTGGGAGCACACCGTGTGGCAGGCGCATGATGGCCTCTCCGCGCTCAAGGCCGCGGAGGAGCACCACCCGGACGTCGTCCTGCTCGACATCGGACTGCCGGGCATGGACGGCTACGAGGTCGCCCGCCGCCTGCGGACGGGACCGCTGGGCCCGACCCTGACCCTGGTGGCCCTCACCGGCTATGGCCAGGCGAGTGACCGCAGCCGCGCGATGGAGGCGGGCTTCGACAAGCACTTCGTCAAGCCCGTGGACATCGACGGGCTGGAGAACTTCCTGCGGCAGGGCCCAACCCACGCGCATCGCTGAAAAAAGGAAGGGGCCGCTGGGAGGGGCGGCCCCGAAGGGTACTGCGGCACCTGTCACGACGAACTAGAAGATCTCCTCCAGCCACTCGCGCATGCGGCCCTTGACCTTCTTGTAGACGTTCTCGTCGCGGATGCGGAACATCTTCCGGTCCAGGTGCTTGGCGCCGTAGACGACCAGGCCCACGCCGGTCGCGTACATGGGGCTCTTCACCACGTCCACGAGCCCGCCGATGCCGCGCGGCATGCCCCGGCGCACCGGCAGTCCAATCACTTCCTCGGCCAGCTCCGGCATGCCCGCGAGCAGCGTGGAGCCACCGGTGATGACCACGCCCGAGGCGAGCAGGTCCTCGTAGCCGCACTTCTGGATCTCCCGGTGCACGAGCTGGAAGATCTCCTCCACGCGCGGCTCCAGGATCTCACAGAGGATCTGCCGGCCGAGCACGCGCGGCTGACGGCCGCCCACGCTGGGCACCTCGATGGTCTCGTCCTTGTTGACGAGCGAGGACAGGGCGCAGCCGAACTTCTGCTTGATGCGCTCGGCCTCGTGGGCCGGGGTGCGCAGGCCGATGGCGATGTCGCTCGTCAGGTTGTTGCCGCCGAGCGCGATGACGGCGGTGTGGACGATGGAGCCGCCGGAGAAGATGGCGATGTCGGTGGTGCCGCCGCCGATGTCGACGAGGCACACGCCCAGCTCCTTCTCGTCCTCGCCCAGCACGGCCTCGGCGGAGGCGAGCGGCTGCAGGACGATGTCCGCCACGTTGAGGCCCGTGCGGTTGGCGCACTTGACGATGTTCTGCGCGCTGGACACGGCGCCGGTGACGATGTGCACCTTGGCCTCCAGCCGCACCCCCGCCATGCCCAGGGGCTCCTTGATGCCGCCCTGGTCATCGATGATGAAC from Melittangium boletus DSM 14713 includes the following:
- a CDS encoding ATP-binding protein; its protein translation is MDEALTGGGEMAARIRAFDWTRTSLGPPEQWPQSLKTAVSICLDSRFPMIVRWGEELTAIYNDAYIPILGHKHPGALGAPGLSRAVWGDPETRAIIEPMLRGVLTRGEATWSDDQLIIFERKGFREEAYLTFSYSPIRVESGAVGGVFTAVSETTQKVVGKRRLRVLRELSLRAAEEKTAEGTYAVVASVLDSAPHDVPFCLLYVLDANGTTATLVGRSGALPADAAPERMDVNDPSAPWPLDPSRSGAVELDLTQAGTRTNDLPGGPWPEPARSALVQPLMRGGERRPSGFLIAGISPRLPLDASYRDFLTQVAGHIADAIAQVRAYQEERRRAEALAELDRAKTAFFSNVSHEFRTPLTLMLGPAEELRSGALGPLTPAQSAQVDMLHRNALRLLKLVNSLLDFSRIEAGRVQATYQPTDLSGLTRDLASVFRSATEQAGLTLTLDCPPLPEPVYVDRDLWEKIVLNLLSNAFKFTFEGGITVALRAEDGQAVLTVEDTGTGIPTEALPHLFERFYRVEGARSRTHEGSGIGLALVQELVKMHAGTLSVSSSLGQGTRFTVALPLGMAHLPAERLGASAEETPSIAAIAAPYVQEALRWLPESSEPAPEAPPEPTEKRGHILLADDNADMRDYVVRLLRDAGHQVDVVSNGVQALAAARERRPELVLTDVMMPELDGFELLRELRANERTRTLPVIMLSARAGEESRMEGLDQGADDYLVKPFGARELLTRVRTHLELSRLRAEAEGERFRSFVRNVPGAVFASEPEAPWRFSFMSDPILALTGYPASEFLEGRCWAPLIHPEDLANVEARIARAVDRHTPYELEYRIMHADGLPRWVSEIGRALYDEHGTPWSLEGIFFDITSRKATEEALQQYERQVSRTIAENATSALYMTDSEGRCTFMNPAAERMTGHTFVDIRGQRLHELLHPKHADAPPCSLEALLTGHATLANGHEDVFVRVTGSTLPVAVSASPLLRAGQRVATVLEARDLTEQKRAEASLQEASRRKDEFLAMLAHELRNPLAPVRSALKLLTSHITLDEKGQHALEVIERQTTNLARLVDDLLDVSRITRGRIELRKTIVALPALVDSALQSVQSLLDERRHEVSVTLPRKPLYTFGDAVRLEQIIVNLITNAAKYTDPEGLLRVSLERSGTEAEIRVKDSGIGISPEMLRRVFNLFEQAERGLDRSQGGLGIGLTVVKNLVELHGGTIEARSEGTGRGSEFIVRLPLAEAPATTSIPAPAHVPAPAAAEPRESPPPAASRRILVVDDNVDAADTLAELLQTWEHTVWQAHDGLSALKAAEEHHPDVVLLDIGLPGMDGYEVARRLRTGPLGPTLTLVALTGYGQASDRSRAMEAGFDKHFVKPVDIDGLENFLRQGPTHAHR
- the ftsA gene encoding cell division protein FtsA is translated as MAKQKSGEIIVGLDIGTTKICAIVGELTDNGIDIIGIGTHPSKGLRKGVVVNIEATVSSIRRAVEEAELMAGAEISHVYTGIAGGHIKGFNSQGIVAVKDKEVREPDIARVIDAAKAVAIPLDREVIHVLPQEFIIDDQGGIKEPLGMAGVRLEAKVHIVTGAVSSAQNIVKCANRTGLNVADIVLQPLASAEAVLGEDEKELGVCLVDIGGGTTDIAIFSGGSIVHTAVIALGGNNLTSDIAIGLRTPAHEAERIKQKFGCALSSLVNKDETIEVPSVGGRQPRVLGRQILCEILEPRVEEIFQLVHREIQKCGYEDLLASGVVITGGSTLLAGMPELAEEVIGLPVRRGMPRGIGGLVDVVKSPMYATGVGLVVYGAKHLDRKMFRIRDENVYKKVKGRMREWLEEIF